Proteins encoded together in one Sceloporus undulatus isolate JIND9_A2432 ecotype Alabama chromosome 4, SceUnd_v1.1, whole genome shotgun sequence window:
- the LOC121929949 gene encoding putative nuclease HARBI1: protein MTSLWGVKMASEKAFFDLVSMVEKEEEQRRRRMSRIAKSLVLISRRRAALSKIAVMTASGNLDISSCLAWMATWPRIPRWWQQPRERTNWWSDEVLQRWDNDMWVSNFRMSKETLFDLANILRPELERGESRFRSPIPVEKRVALTIWWLSSPLMYRKAASRFEVGISTAAEIAIEVCLAMEKLLLRKTIQLGNYHTIMDGFQRLGFPHCIGAIDGTHISVCPPLGRREEYINRKQGFSIVLQATTDHSGRLIDIEVGNCGRSHDSHIFKNSAICEVMDEGCFVPGNPTLHVHDVAIPPLIIGDGAYPIRKWLMTPYRGELTPDKLAYNTAHCKARCVVERCFARLKSRWGCLSGRLTVKEENFISVVTACAILHNICETRGEVLDPDVEPPAKIVLPAFANNTRGHSTDHKKEGQAVRSAVTSIILGR from the exons ATGACTTCCTTGTGGGGTGTAAAGATGGCGTCGGAGAAAGCATTTTTTGATCTTGTGAGCAtggtagagaaagaagaagagcaaagaaggagaagaatgagTCGCATTGCCAAATCGCTTGTCCTCATTTCGCGCCGGAGGGCTGCTTTGAGTAAGATTGCAGTTATGACTGCCAGCGGCAATCTAGATATATCCAGTTGTCTGGCATGGATGGCGACCTGGCCTCGCATCCCACGTTGGTGGCAACAACCCCGGGAGCGGACCAACTGGTGGAGTGACGAAGTCCTCCAGCGATGGGATAACGACATGTGGGTTTCTAACTTCCGCATGTCTAAAGAAACCCTTTTTGATCTGGCTAACATCTTAAGACCAGAGCTGGAGCGTGGGGAGTCTAGATTCCGGAGTCCtatcccggtggagaagagagtggccctaACTATTTGGTGGCTCTCAAGCCCTCTGATGTATAGGAAGGCGGCTTCCCGTTTTGAGGTTGGAATATCCACAGCTGCAGAAATTGCCATCGAGGTGTGCCTTgctatggagaagctgctgctgaggaAAACTATCCAGCTTGGAAACTACCACACG ATTATGGATGGATTTCAGAGACTTGGATTCCCACACTGCATAGGAGCTATTGATGGCACTCATATCTCTGTTTGCCCACCGCTGGGACGCAGAGAGGAATACATCAACCGCAAGCAGGGATTTTCAATTGTTCTGCAAGCAACTACAGACCACAGTGGAAGGCTAATCGACATAGAAGTAGGGAATTGTGGGAGGTCGCACGATAGCCACATCTTTAAAAATTCCGCTATCTGTGAAGTGATGGATGAAGGCTGTTTTGTGCCCGGAAATCCCACCCTGCATGTCCACGATGTAGCCATTCCACCACTGATTATAGGGGATGGTGCCTACCCAATCAGGAAATGGCTAATGACACCATATCGTGGAGAATTAACACCTGACAAACTTGCTTATAACACTGCCCATTGTAAGGCAAGGTGCGTGGTGGAGAGATGTTTTGCGCGATTAAAATCTAGGTGGGGTTGTCTTTCTGGTagactaactgtgaaagaggAAAATTTTATCTCTGTGGTTACAGCATGTGCCATCCTGCACAATATTTGTGAGACAAGGGGAGAAGTCCTTGATCCCGATGTTGAACCGCCTGCGAAAATTGTCCTCCCTGCTTTCGCAAATAACACCAGAGGACACTCTACCGATCACAAAAAAGAGGGTCAAGCTGTAAGATCTGCAGTAACTAGCATTATTTTGGGTCGGTAA
- the LOC121929021 gene encoding uncharacterized protein LOC121929021, giving the protein MQSASREAQLTRRTQERFMDIVHDSMKDCRRTEMELVNIMKEDVRRSAQDRQRMLQYMETMTELYRRKVDHECSLPTGQHVSVAQGTMHTSFRASPGDIPPSTPGPAVCTDFQEQPSTSYVGGQFQGNNSPELFDELPPAYAPDGCPVTPTSNILDDDNTVKNINRDVQNVVEVTDPPQNEGCIGTVQCVSNAGTSSLQCAVAPQQKQNKPCSSRTGRIIKKKKIFSP; this is encoded by the coding sequence ATGCAGAGTGCTAGTCGAGAGGCCCAGCTTACCCGGAGAACACAGGAACGGTTCATGGACATTGTTCACGACAGCATGAAAGACTGTAGGAGGACAGAAATGGAACTTGTAAATATTATGAAGGAAGATGTTAGGAGAAGTGCACAGGACAGACAGAGAATGTTGCAGTACATGGAGACCATGACTGAACTGTACCGGAGGAAAGTAGATCATGAATGTTCACTTCCAACGGGACAACATGTTTCTGTCGCCCAAGGAACTATGCACACATCATTCAGGGCATCTCCGGGTGATATTCCTCCCTCAACACCAGGCCCAGCTGTATGTACAGATTTTCAGGAGCAACCATCCACATCGTATGTTGGTGGGCAATTTCAAGGGAACAATTCCCCTGAACTCTTTGATGAACTTCCTCCTGCTTATGCTCCTGATGGTTGTCCTGTCACTCCTACTAGTAACATTCTAGATGATGACAACACAGTAAAGAACATCAACAGGGATGTTCAGAATGTTGTGGAAGTCACTGATCCCCCTCAGAATGAAGGCTGCATTGGAACCGTGCAATGTGTGAGCAATGCTGGAACATCTTCCTTGCAATGCGCGGTTGCacctcaacaaaaacaaaataaaccatgcAGTTCTCGTACTGGGAGgataatcaagaaaaaaaaaatattttccccataa